The DNA segment GACGCTGATGTTCTTGCAGGTAGATACCGGTTTACGCAAAGACATCAAACCACTGGGCGATGTCTTTGCTGGCCGTTTCAGCCAAACAGTGCATCATGATTCTTTCTGTTGGAACCCCGACGGCAGTATGTTTCTCTATACCTGGGTAGATTCCGTTAAAAAGCCGTGGCTGGCGATCTGTACTCTGGAAGACGGCAATGTCTGGCGTTCTGCCGGACACAGTAAAATGATCAGTTCCGGTGAATGGCTGACCAATGACAGCTTTATTTTCCTGCTGAGCGGTGCTTTCGGCGCTGAATATTGCTCTTATCATGTGACGATACCGGCCCGGGAAACCTGGAAAAACTATACTCCGCTTGGCATCGTTTCACGTTTTACGCCTCAAATCGAAGTAATTACCAGTCATCAGGATCTGGAGCGCAGCTGTAATTTTCAATATATGACAGCAGTTCGACCCGGCGGTCAGGATTTGCTGCTGGGTTTGGAACTGGACGGTTATCTGCATCATTATCTCTACTCCCTCACCGGCAAAACTTTGACTCAGCTGACGTTCGGGCATTGTGAAGATTTCGGCCAAGCGGGGGATCGGGCCGATTGGTCACCTGACGGCAGGTACTTCCTGTATGCCAGCAACCGCAGCCAGCGGATCGAACGACAAATCTGGTGCTACGATACCCTCACCGGCAGCGAACAGCAATTGACGCATCTGGCGGTCAGCAATCTTGCACCGGTTTTTGCCCCCGATGGTCAATCCTTTGTCTATACGCACTGTGATAAGCGCCGCAATGGCGATTTGTGGCTTTATGATTTTGCGAGCGGTCAAAGCCGGCAATTGACCCATTCGATGCCGGCAGGTTTGGCCGAGAAAATGGTGGAAAGCGAAACGATTCAATATACCGGTGCGGAGGGATGGCTGCTCGATGCCTTCCTCTTTAAACCGATCGATTTTGATGCGCGGAAGAAATACCCCGCCATCGTCTGGGTGCATGGCGGTCCCATGCGTCAGATGCGGGGAAGTTGGCATCCGTCGGCGACCTATGCCCATTTTTACGCTTTCAATCAGTATTTAGCCAATCAGGGTTACGTTGTTCTCTCTCCCAATTTCAGAGGCGGCAT comes from the Negativicutes bacterium genome and includes:
- a CDS encoding alpha/beta fold hydrolase, with amino-acid sequence MDQMTIQDVLSVKYLSGLPKWSDDGKWLLYKWNDGGVHDLWLINPQAKQPAVQLTHAKSGVADFSWRPHRHELAYVMDGSLYRMQIDQPSAAQQLTWQGGIMGCLAFSPDGEWLAFTDAKTLMFLQVDTGLRKDIKPLGDVFAGRFSQTVHHDSFCWNPDGSMFLYTWVDSVKKPWLAICTLEDGNVWRSAGHSKMISSGEWLTNDSFIFLLSGAFGAEYCSYHVTIPARETWKNYTPLGIVSRFTPQIEVITSHQDLERSCNFQYMTAVRPGGQDLLLGLELDGYLHHYLYSLTGKTLTQLTFGHCEDFGQAGDRADWSPDGRYFLYASNRSQRIERQIWCYDTLTGSEQQLTHLAVSNLAPVFAPDGQSFVYTHCDKRRNGDLWLYDFASGQSRQLTHSMPAGLAEKMVESETIQYTGAEGWLLDAFLFKPIDFDARKKYPAIVWVHGGPMRQMRGSWHPSATYAHFYAFNQYLANQGYVVLSPNFRGGIGYGRDFRHGLWQKKGIDDTIDIVNGGRYLQQLDFVDAAKVAVYGLSYGGYMTLHALTQYPDVFACGINLAGLWDIAQWGRWMRAEYGNYDGDSYFLGDMELHPELWALGSPCTYKNNLSKPLLSLQGTADLNVDITQQDKLVRDCVALGRGEAFQAIYYPGESHTFRYRKTWLDALPRMMKFFEQNLKNK